A genomic window from Vitis riparia cultivar Riparia Gloire de Montpellier isolate 1030 chromosome 16, EGFV_Vit.rip_1.0, whole genome shotgun sequence includes:
- the LOC117933231 gene encoding receptor-like protein 43, with translation MVADSSSFMQQPLCHDSESSALLQFKQSFLIDGHASGDPSAYPKVAMWKSHGEGEGSDCCSWDGVECDRETGHVIGLHLASSCLYGSINSSNTLFSLVHLRRLDLSDNHFNYSEIPFGVGQLSRLRSLDLSYARFSGQIPSELLALSKLVFLDLSANPMLQLQKPSLRNLVQNFAHLKKLRLSEVNISSTIPHELANLSSLTTLFLRECGLHGNQSVKRVASLWYEFFWLRSLKLDFNMLQGPLPIPPPSTSEYSVFGNKLTGGISPLICNMSSLMLLDLSSNNLSGRIPQCLAKLSKSLSVLDLGNNSLDGPIPQTCRMTNNLRVIDLGENQFQGQIPRSFANCMMLEHLVLGNNQIDDIFPFWLGALPQLQVLILRSNRFHGAIGSWHSNFRFPKLRIVDLSDNKFIGDLPSEYFQNWDAMKLTDIANDLRYMQARPEFEIPGYGWTARYMYSMTMTNRGMQRFYKKIPNIFIAIDFSGNNFKGQIPTSIGNLNGLHLLNLGGNNLTGHIPSSLGDLTQLESLDLSQNQLSGEIPLQLTRITFLAFFNVSHNHLTGPIPQGKQFTTFPNASLDGNLGLCGSPLSRACGSSEASPPTSSSSKQGSTSEFDWKFVLMGYGSGLVIGVSIGYCLTSWKHEWFVKTFGKWQRKWTRKERRGNKS, from the exons ATGGTGGCTGACTCTTCCTCTTTTATGCAGCAGCCACTGTGCCATGATAGTGAGAGCTCTGCCTTGCTTCAGTTCAAGCAAAGCTTTTTGATTGATGGGCATGCCTCTGGTGATCCTTCTGCTTATCCAAAAGTTGCAATGTGGAAATCCCatggagaaggagaaggaagtGATTGCTGCTCTTGGGATGGTGTTGAGTGTGACAGGGAGACTGGCCATGTGATCGGCCTTCACCTTGCCAGCAGTTGTCTCTATGGTTCTATCAACTCCAGCAACACCCTCTTCAGTCTTGTTCATCTCCGGAGGCTTGACCTCTCTGATAATCATTTCAATTACTCTGAGATCCCATTTGGTGTTGGTCAACTTTCAAGGCTTAGGAGTCTCGATCTCTCTTATGCTAGATTCTCTGGCCAAATCCCATCAGAACTCTTAGCACTGTCCAAATTGGTTTTCCTTGATCTCTCGGCAAACCCAATGTTGCAGCTTCAAAAGCCTAGCTTGAGAAATCTGGTTCAGAACTTTGCCCACTTAAAGAAACTTCGTCTAAGCGAGGTGAACATTTCTTCAACAATACCTCATGAGTTGGCAAATTTATCTTCATTGACAACTCTCTTTCTCAGAGAATGTGGATTGCATG GAAACCAGTCCGTTAAAAGAGTTGCATCTTTATGGTACGAGTTTTTCTG GTTACGCagtttaaaacttgattttaacATGTTGCAAGGACCACTTCCAATTCCACCACCATCAACCAGTGAATATTCAGTCTTTGGAAATAAACTGACCGGAGGAATTTCGCCACTTATTTGCAACATGAGTTCTCTTATGTTACTTGATTTGTCTAGTAACAATTTGAGTGGCAGGATTCCCCAATGTCTGGCCAAATTGAGCAAATCTCTGTCCGTACTGGATCTGGGAAACAACAGCCTTGATGGCCCCATTCCTCAAACATGCAGAATGACAAACAATTTGAGGGTGATTGATTTAGGTGAAAATCAATTCCAAGGCCAAATACCAAGATCATTTGCCAATTGCATGATGCTCGAGCACCTTGTTCTCGGAAACAATCAAATCGAtgatattttccctttttggctTGGAGCCCTCCCACAGCTACAGGTTCTTATTTTGAGATCCAACAGATTCCATGGTGCAATAGGGAGTTGGCACTCCAATTTTAGGTTTCCCAAGTTGCGCATTGTCGACCTCTCTGACAATAAGTTTATAGGTGATTTGCCATCAGAGTATTTCCAAAATTGGGATGCCATGAAACTTACAGATATTGCAAACGACCTTAGGTACATGCAGGCACGCCCGGAGTTTGAAATCCCAGGGTATGGATGGACTGCCCGTTACATGTACTCAATGACAATGACAAATAGAGGCATGCAGAGGTTTTACAAGAAGATCCCTAATATTTTCATAGCAATTGATTTCTCGGGCAACAATTTCAAAGGACAAATTCCAACCTCCATTGGGAACCTCAATGGGCTTCATTTGCTGAACCTTGGCGGCAACAATCTTACTGGCCATATCCCATCCTCCCTGGGGGACCTAACACAGCTGGAGTCATTGGATCTTTCCCAGAACCAGCTCTCAGGAGAGATCCCTTTGCAACTAACAAGGATAACATTCCTTGCATTCTTCAATGTGTCTCATAATCATCTAACAGGGCCTATACCACaaggaaaacaatttacaaCATTTCCAAATGCTTCCCTTGATGGGAACCTGGGATTGTGTGGAAGTCCTTTGTCAAGGGCATGTGGAAGTTCCGAGGCATCACCACCAACATCTTCATCCTCTAAACAAGGTTCAACTAGTGAATTTGATTGGAAATTTGTATTAATGGGATACGGAAGTGGGCTAGTAATCGGAGTTTCAATTGGGTACTGCTTGACCTCATGGAAACATGAGTGGTTTGTGAAAACCTTTGGAAAGTGGCAAAGAAAATGgacaaggaaagaaagaaggGGGAACAAAAGCTAA